In Cytobacillus oceanisediminis, the following proteins share a genomic window:
- the iadA gene encoding beta-aspartyl-peptidase, with the protein MLTLIKNAEIYSPHYLGKKDLLLVHNKIGYIRDSIEIPHLSFADIEVIDAEGKIAVPGFIDSHVHIIGGGGEGSYKTRTPEIQLTDATLSGITTLVGVIGTDGTTRTMASLIAKARALEEEGITCFVQTGSYQVPVKTLTGKIEDDLILIDKIIGVGEIAIADHRSSQPTVEEMAKIASAARVGGMLSGKAGIVNVHVGDSYDHLKLLEDIAENTDIPIKQFYPTHINRNPHLFEAGIRYAKKGGYVDFTTSSIPKFFEEGEVKCSKALRVMLDEGVPAGQITFTSDGQASLPDFNEQGELIGLQIGKVSTLFSEVRDAILQEGVSMENALSVITENPASILKLHQKGRIDEGKDADLVLLNKATLAIETVFSLGRKMVEDGNAVVKGTFE; encoded by the coding sequence TTGTTAACTCTTATAAAAAACGCAGAAATTTATTCTCCGCATTATCTTGGGAAAAAGGATTTATTACTCGTTCATAATAAAATAGGATATATCCGCGATTCTATTGAAATACCTCATCTTTCATTTGCGGATATTGAAGTCATTGATGCCGAAGGGAAAATAGCCGTTCCGGGATTTATCGATTCACACGTTCATATCATCGGCGGCGGCGGTGAAGGGAGCTATAAAACCCGGACACCGGAAATCCAGCTGACAGATGCTACACTGTCTGGCATCACTACCCTGGTGGGTGTCATTGGTACAGACGGAACAACACGGACCATGGCTAGTCTTATAGCAAAAGCCCGGGCACTTGAGGAAGAAGGAATTACCTGTTTTGTCCAGACGGGTTCATATCAGGTGCCAGTAAAAACGCTGACTGGAAAAATTGAAGATGATCTCATTCTGATTGACAAGATTATCGGTGTTGGTGAAATTGCGATCGCAGACCACCGTTCTTCCCAGCCGACAGTTGAAGAAATGGCCAAAATTGCTTCAGCTGCACGAGTGGGCGGCATGCTTTCAGGTAAAGCGGGAATCGTAAATGTCCATGTGGGTGATAGTTATGATCATTTAAAGCTCTTGGAAGACATTGCGGAGAACACGGATATACCAATCAAACAATTCTACCCGACACATATAAACCGAAATCCGCATTTGTTTGAAGCTGGCATACGTTATGCCAAAAAAGGAGGCTATGTCGACTTCACGACAAGCTCGATTCCGAAGTTTTTCGAAGAGGGGGAAGTAAAGTGCAGCAAGGCTCTCCGGGTCATGCTGGACGAAGGGGTACCTGCTGGACAAATTACGTTTACTTCAGACGGACAGGCCAGCCTGCCTGATTTCAATGAGCAGGGAGAACTAATTGGCCTGCAAATCGGCAAAGTTTCCACACTCTTTTCCGAAGTGCGGGATGCGATCCTTCAAGAAGGGGTCTCCATGGAAAATGCACTTTCTGTAATTACAGAAAATCCAGCTTCTATCCTCAAGCTTCACCAAAAAGGAAGGATAGATGAAGGGAAAGATGCAGACCTTGTGCTTTTGAATAAAGCAACACTTGCAATTGAAACCGTTTTTTCCCTTGGCAGAAAAATGGTTGAAGACGGTAATGCTGTTGTGAAAGGAACCTTTGAATAA
- a CDS encoding type B 50S ribosomal protein L31 — MKENIHPEYHKVVFMDMNSGFKFLTGSTKTTNETVEWEDGNTYPLIKVEVSSDTHPFYTGVQKFTDRGGRAERFMKRYNMKSK; from the coding sequence GTGAAGGAAAATATTCATCCGGAATATCATAAAGTAGTATTCATGGATATGAACAGCGGCTTTAAATTTTTGACAGGATCAACAAAAACAACAAATGAAACAGTCGAGTGGGAAGATGGAAACACATACCCATTAATTAAAGTTGAAGTAAGCTCAGACACACATCCGTTTTATACTGGTGTTCAGAAGTTCACGGATCGCGGCGGACGTGCTGAACGATTTATGAAGAGATATAACATGAAGAGCAAGTAA
- a CDS encoding TetR/AcrR family transcriptional regulator — MKLEKQERIINAAMKEFVKSGYEKASTNEMVKDAQISKGSLFNYFSNKKDLYFFLIQNAVNIIEQIYVEIDMNERDIFERISQVGFIKLNIQKKYPLVFDFLKSLLEEDAPDVKSDINQLLANIQKDGMKRIYENIDWSKLREDIEPQKAMNILNWTMTGFAELQIAKIKSFEDIGIELFNEWDSYKEILKRCFYKNGEE; from the coding sequence TTGAAACTCGAAAAACAGGAACGAATTATCAATGCAGCAATGAAAGAATTTGTAAAGAGCGGTTATGAGAAGGCTTCTACAAATGAAATGGTAAAGGATGCACAAATAAGTAAAGGCTCATTGTTCAACTATTTCAGCAATAAAAAGGATTTGTATTTCTTTTTGATTCAGAATGCAGTAAACATCATTGAACAAATCTATGTAGAAATAGACATGAATGAAAGGGACATTTTTGAAAGGATCAGCCAGGTGGGGTTCATTAAATTAAACATTCAAAAGAAATATCCCCTTGTATTTGACTTCTTGAAATCGCTGCTTGAAGAAGATGCTCCGGATGTAAAATCTGATATAAATCAACTGCTGGCAAACATTCAAAAAGATGGCATGAAAAGAATCTACGAAAATATCGACTGGTCAAAGCTTCGGGAGGATATAGAACCTCAAAAAGCGATGAATATCCTGAATTGGACCATGACTGGTTTCGCAGAACTGCAAATCGCGAAAATCAAGTCTTTTGAGGATATCGGTATCGAGCTGTTTAACGAATGGGACAGTTATAAGGAAATTTTAAAGCGCTGTTTTTATAAAAATGGGGAGGAATGA
- a CDS encoding ABC transporter ATP-binding protein, with protein sequence MSLLKVTNLTKKFGKFTALNGVNLELNAGEVLGFIGPNGAGKSTTIRVLLGILKATGGEVKLFNKDAWQDAVDIHKRVAYVPGDVNLWPNLTGGEVIDLFIKLNGTANKAKREELIEKFDLDPSKKCRTYSKGNRQKVALVAALSSDADLFILDEPTSGLDPLMEKVFQECVMDVKMQGKSVLLSSHILSEVEKLCDRISIIRQGRIIESGSLSELRHLTRTQMLVDTRQPITGLNELKGIHGIEESEHGMKFQVDTIQIDEVIRHISQFGITRIESAPPTLEDLFMRHYEGAKDTGGVR encoded by the coding sequence ATGAGCCTTTTAAAAGTAACCAATTTAACTAAAAAATTCGGCAAGTTTACGGCACTGAATGGGGTAAATCTCGAGTTAAATGCAGGTGAGGTACTGGGTTTCATCGGCCCGAATGGGGCAGGAAAGTCGACCACCATTCGGGTGTTATTAGGGATATTAAAGGCGACAGGCGGAGAAGTAAAGCTTTTTAACAAGGACGCCTGGCAGGATGCTGTCGACATTCATAAAAGGGTGGCATATGTGCCTGGTGACGTGAATTTATGGCCGAACTTAACAGGGGGAGAGGTCATTGATTTATTTATAAAATTAAATGGAACTGCCAATAAGGCAAAACGTGAGGAGTTAATAGAGAAATTTGATTTGGATCCATCCAAGAAGTGCAGAACCTACTCTAAAGGAAATAGGCAAAAGGTTGCACTGGTTGCGGCCTTATCCTCTGATGCTGACCTCTTCATTCTGGATGAGCCGACATCAGGACTGGATCCTTTGATGGAAAAGGTTTTTCAGGAATGTGTAATGGATGTTAAGATGCAGGGGAAAAGTGTCCTTCTTTCCAGTCATATATTATCTGAGGTAGAAAAACTTTGTGATCGCATTAGTATTATCCGCCAAGGCCGGATTATTGAGTCTGGGTCCTTAAGCGAGCTTCGCCATTTAACCCGGACACAAATGCTCGTTGACACAAGGCAGCCGATTACGGGTCTAAATGAGCTGAAAGGCATCCACGGCATTGAAGAAAGCGAGCATGGAATGAAGTTTCAGGTTGATACGATTCAAATAGATGAGGTTATCAGGCATATTAGCCAATTTGGCATCACCAGGATTGAAAGTGCTCCGCCAACATTAGAGGATTTATTTATGCGTCATTATGAAGGAGCAAAGGATACTGGAGGTGTCCGCTGA
- a CDS encoding FAD/NAD(P)-binding protein yields MVFDWIVVGGGIQGSTIAAFLVKNNKVETDKLRIIDPHEMPLFKWTKSTERIGMKFLRSPFVHHLDVDPFSLRSYAANHQWKKSEFYGVYKRPSLEMLNEHSQSLFHDLGLGASWHQGYVNGLDREDNFWIVNTAGGERLKSKKVVLAISINDQLHVPEWADSIKSTQNQLFHVFDEAADFSELRTPVAVIGGGITAAHTVIKLSTLYPGQVTLIKRHPFRVCDFDSDPGWLGPKYQKNYQRITDYSERREVIKKARNRGSLPSELFHKLRKLENNQTIKLADGEVTSVKEGESKELILSVDTQEVKVQSIVFATGFRPSRPGGSWLEKAIETFGLPCAKCGYPIVSQSLEWCPHLYVTGPLAELEIGPIARNISGARQAAERIVKSI; encoded by the coding sequence ATGGTCTTTGATTGGATCGTTGTAGGAGGCGGCATTCAGGGCAGTACCATTGCGGCCTTCTTAGTAAAGAATAATAAGGTTGAAACAGATAAGCTGCGCATTATTGATCCACATGAAATGCCATTATTTAAGTGGACTAAAAGTACGGAACGGATTGGCATGAAATTTTTACGGTCACCATTTGTACATCACCTAGATGTCGATCCGTTCAGCTTAAGAAGTTATGCAGCAAATCACCAATGGAAGAAAAGTGAGTTCTATGGGGTCTATAAAAGACCATCCCTGGAAATGTTAAATGAGCACAGTCAATCACTGTTCCATGATCTTGGGTTAGGGGCCAGCTGGCATCAGGGATATGTAAACGGTCTCGATAGGGAGGACAATTTTTGGATTGTAAACACAGCTGGAGGAGAACGTCTAAAATCCAAAAAAGTCGTACTGGCGATAAGCATAAACGATCAGCTGCATGTACCGGAATGGGCAGATTCTATTAAAAGCACCCAAAATCAGCTGTTTCACGTTTTTGATGAAGCTGCAGATTTTTCTGAATTGCGGACGCCAGTTGCGGTCATTGGAGGAGGCATTACAGCCGCCCATACTGTCATCAAGCTATCAACACTTTATCCGGGTCAAGTCACTTTAATAAAAAGGCATCCCTTTAGGGTTTGTGATTTTGACAGTGATCCGGGATGGCTTGGCCCCAAATATCAAAAAAACTATCAGCGAATCACGGATTATTCCGAACGCAGAGAAGTAATTAAAAAGGCAAGAAATCGGGGATCGCTGCCCTCAGAATTATTTCATAAGCTTAGGAAGCTTGAAAATAATCAAACGATAAAGCTGGCAGACGGAGAGGTTACTTCCGTGAAGGAAGGAGAAAGCAAGGAACTGATTCTTTCCGTGGACACTCAGGAAGTCAAAGTGCAGTCGATTGTTTTTGCAACCGGGTTCAGGCCATCCAGACCTGGCGGAAGTTGGCTCGAGAAAGCCATTGAAACGTTTGGCCTTCCATGTGCAAAGTGCGGATACCCGATTGTCAGTCAATCCCTTGAATGGTGCCCGCATCTATATGTAACAGGGCCACTGGCAGAACTGGAAATTGGGCCGATTGCCCGAAATATTTCAGGGGCGCGCCAGGCGGCAGAAAGAATTGTCAAAAGTATTTAA
- the yfcC gene encoding putative basic amino acid antiporter YfcC, whose protein sequence is MKEKNRVWKVPHTFVIVFFVVLLAAMITYLVPVGQFQTEEVTYTQNGEESTKTVLIPDSFEIVKDEEGNPVRQGTSLFESGGEAGFLNYVFEGLVSGDKWGSAVGVVAFILIIGGAFGIIMKTRAIEEGILSVIDKTKGREILIIPIMFFLFSLGGAVFGMGEEAIAFAMILVPLMVALGYDAITGVMITYVATQIGFATSWMNPFSVAIAQGVSGVPVMSGAPFRIGMWAVFTLIGIIYTWRYAAGIKKDPLKSVSYESDSYFRKDMKTGELKVRFTLGHGLVLLTIAAGIAWIVWGVVEHAYYIPEIASQFFTIGLAAGLIAVFFKLNNMKADDIAEGFIEGAKDLLPAALVVGMAKGIVIILGGDSPDAPSVLNTMLFGAGQVIGDFPAALSAWFMYLFQSVFNFFVVSGSGQAALTMPLMAPLADIAGVSRQVAVLAFQLGDGLTNIFVPTSAALLGALGAARLDWGTWAKFIIKFLLLLMGVSSLFVIGAVLIGF, encoded by the coding sequence ATGAAAGAAAAGAACAGAGTCTGGAAAGTGCCGCACACGTTTGTCATCGTTTTCTTTGTGGTCCTTCTGGCAGCCATGATTACGTATTTGGTTCCCGTTGGCCAATTTCAGACGGAAGAAGTAACTTATACGCAAAACGGTGAGGAATCAACAAAGACAGTATTGATTCCCGACAGCTTTGAAATAGTGAAAGATGAAGAAGGGAATCCTGTCCGCCAGGGTACAAGCCTTTTTGAATCTGGGGGAGAAGCCGGGTTTTTAAATTATGTTTTTGAAGGACTCGTATCAGGAGATAAATGGGGATCCGCAGTTGGCGTAGTAGCATTCATATTGATCATTGGCGGAGCATTCGGAATTATAATGAAAACCCGTGCTATTGAAGAAGGCATTTTAAGCGTGATTGACAAGACAAAAGGCAGAGAAATCCTGATCATTCCGATTATGTTCTTTCTGTTTTCGCTTGGAGGCGCCGTTTTTGGCATGGGAGAGGAGGCAATTGCGTTTGCGATGATCCTTGTTCCTCTTATGGTTGCACTTGGCTATGATGCGATAACAGGTGTGATGATCACCTATGTGGCAACACAAATTGGGTTTGCTACCTCCTGGATGAACCCTTTCAGTGTGGCCATTGCACAGGGTGTATCGGGAGTTCCCGTTATGTCTGGAGCACCATTTCGAATAGGCATGTGGGCTGTTTTCACATTGATAGGCATTATCTATACATGGAGATATGCAGCTGGAATTAAAAAGGACCCATTAAAATCAGTAAGCTATGAATCAGACAGCTATTTCAGGAAAGATATGAAAACGGGAGAGCTTAAGGTCCGATTTACTCTTGGACACGGCCTTGTTCTGTTAACCATAGCAGCTGGAATCGCCTGGATTGTATGGGGTGTTGTGGAACATGCATACTATATTCCGGAAATTGCCTCGCAATTTTTTACGATCGGATTGGCAGCGGGCCTCATTGCCGTCTTCTTTAAGCTTAATAATATGAAGGCAGATGATATTGCTGAAGGATTCATTGAAGGGGCGAAAGATCTTTTGCCGGCAGCATTGGTTGTAGGCATGGCAAAAGGAATTGTTATCATATTAGGAGGTGACAGCCCGGATGCTCCATCTGTACTGAATACAATGCTCTTTGGAGCAGGCCAGGTTATAGGAGACTTCCCTGCAGCCCTGTCAGCGTGGTTTATGTATCTTTTCCAATCCGTCTTCAATTTCTTTGTTGTTTCCGGATCAGGCCAGGCAGCCCTTACGATGCCGCTGATGGCACCGCTGGCTGATATTGCAGGTGTTTCCAGGCAGGTTGCGGTGCTTGCTTTCCAGCTTGGAGATGGTTTGACAAATATTTTTGTACCTACCTCTGCAGCTCTTCTGGGGGCTCTTGGAGCAGCAAGGCTGGACTGGGGAACATGGGCAAAATTCATCATCAAATTTTTGCTGCTCCTCATGGGGGTTTCTTCATTATTCGTGATTGGCGCAGTATTAATCGGTTTTTAA
- a CDS encoding ABC transporter permease, translating to MAGNHLAKTAFLSKFIFRLDRLRIPIWLVALTFFTIIVPTAFKGLYSSQQERDAMAQTMANPAMTAMTGPADLSNYTIGVMTAHQMLLMTAAVTGLMSILLVTRHTRADEEDGRLELLRSLPVGRLSYLNASLLVISAACIGLALINGFGLYALGIESMDLEGSLLYGAALGATGLFFAGVTAVFAQVSDSSRGTIGYSIAILLISYLFRAITDISNESLSWLSPLAWVTKAEVYDSNNWWPIVLMIAAAMVLFAVANYLNAIRDLDRGFLPSRPGKKYASRFLQSPIGLALRLQRTGIISWAIGMFVLGASYGSVLGDLESFFSQNEAMKQLLKPTDGVTLVEQFIPMLMIVISLMATIPPVMAMNKLRGEEKKERIVHLLSRSVSRTKLLGSYFIISLINGFVMISLAALGLWSAGTAAVEGGLSFGMIFGAALSYYPAMLVMIGLSVFLIGFLPKFTGFIWLYVLYSFIVLYLGGLFQFSDWIGSISPFGHVPQAPIEEFSIIPLLLLCVAAAVLTLVGFIGFNKRDIE from the coding sequence ATGGCAGGCAATCATTTGGCAAAAACCGCTTTCCTGTCAAAATTTATATTCCGGCTGGACCGGTTGCGGATCCCAATCTGGCTGGTTGCACTTACCTTTTTCACGATAATCGTTCCAACAGCCTTTAAGGGATTATACAGTTCTCAGCAGGAAAGAGATGCTATGGCACAAACGATGGCAAACCCGGCGATGACTGCCATGACTGGTCCCGCGGATTTAAGCAACTATACGATCGGTGTCATGACAGCCCATCAGATGCTATTAATGACCGCTGCTGTGACCGGTTTAATGAGCATCCTGCTTGTCACTCGACACACCAGGGCTGATGAAGAGGATGGACGGCTGGAATTGCTCCGTTCGCTGCCTGTAGGGCGTCTATCCTATTTAAATGCATCCCTGCTTGTCATATCAGCAGCATGTATCGGATTAGCTCTGATTAACGGATTTGGCCTTTATGCCCTTGGAATAGAAAGCATGGATCTGGAAGGGTCATTACTGTATGGTGCTGCATTAGGGGCGACGGGTCTATTTTTCGCAGGTGTAACAGCCGTATTTGCTCAAGTTTCAGATAGCTCACGGGGAACAATCGGTTATTCGATTGCCATCCTTCTCATTTCTTATTTATTCAGGGCTATCACTGACATAAGCAATGAATCCCTATCCTGGCTTTCGCCGCTCGCATGGGTAACCAAAGCGGAAGTCTATGATTCTAATAATTGGTGGCCTATTGTATTAATGATTGCTGCTGCCATGGTTCTTTTCGCCGTTGCGAATTATTTGAACGCAATTCGAGACCTGGATCGCGGATTTTTGCCATCCAGGCCCGGAAAAAAATATGCATCCCGTTTTTTGCAGAGTCCAATCGGCCTTGCGTTAAGATTGCAGCGGACCGGTATCATATCATGGGCAATTGGCATGTTTGTGCTGGGTGCTTCTTATGGTTCCGTATTAGGGGATCTGGAATCATTTTTCTCGCAAAATGAAGCAATGAAACAGCTCCTTAAGCCAACAGATGGAGTAACATTGGTAGAACAATTCATCCCCATGCTGATGATTGTTATTTCACTGATGGCAACGATTCCTCCAGTGATGGCCATGAATAAACTCCGCGGAGAGGAGAAGAAGGAACGAATTGTTCATCTGTTAAGCAGATCCGTTTCACGGACCAAACTGTTAGGCAGCTATTTTATCATTTCTCTAATTAATGGCTTTGTCATGATTTCACTTGCAGCGCTCGGACTATGGTCAGCTGGAACTGCTGCGGTTGAAGGCGGGTTATCCTTTGGAATGATCTTTGGGGCAGCACTGTCCTATTATCCTGCCATGCTGGTCATGATTGGGCTGTCAGTATTTCTGATTGGATTTCTGCCAAAATTCACGGGTTTTATTTGGCTTTATGTTTTATATTCTTTTATTGTGCTGTATTTAGGGGGATTATTCCAATTCTCTGACTGGATCGGCAGCATTTCTCCTTTTGGCCATGTTCCGCAGGCACCGATTGAGGAATTTTCAATTATCCCGCTGCTGTTATTATGTGTCGCTGCCGCGGTGCTGACGCTGGTCGGGTTTATAGGATTTAATAAGCGGGATATTGAATAA
- the rpsN gene encoding 30S ribosomal protein S14: protein MAKKSKVAKELKRQELVLKYAELRKELKEKGDYDALRKLPRDSSPTRLKNRCQVTGRPRGYLRKFKMSRIAFREYAHKGQVPGVKKSSW, encoded by the coding sequence TTGGCGAAAAAATCAAAAGTAGCTAAGGAATTAAAACGGCAGGAGCTTGTATTAAAGTATGCAGAATTAAGAAAGGAACTGAAAGAGAAGGGTGATTATGATGCTCTGCGGAAGCTGCCAAGAGACTCATCACCGACACGGCTGAAAAACCGCTGCCAAGTGACGGGCAGACCCAGGGGATATCTTCGCAAATTTAAAATGTCCCGAATCGCTTTCCGGGAATATGCACATAAAGGGCAAGTTCCAGGAGTTAAAAAATCCAGCTGGTAA
- the rpmG gene encoding 50S ribosomal protein L33: MRVKITLACTETGDRNYITTKNKRNNPDRIELMKYSPRLKKHTLHRETK, from the coding sequence ATGAGAGTAAAGATTACACTTGCTTGTACAGAGACAGGGGACAGGAATTACATTACCACCAAAAATAAGCGGAACAATCCTGACCGGATCGAATTAATGAAGTATTCACCTCGTTTAAAGAAGCATACTTTGCACCGTGAAACGAAGTAA
- a CDS encoding sigma 54-interacting transcriptional regulator, translating into MKNELVLLAGTRETCKALTEQLKGMLGQYIRIKSFASEEYLPPLIEHALIVYSSYLIHDEVKHVIAPSCEVITAHRTVNYQYIDYLFEIPNDTNVLFVNDFPQSTIDSIETLNRLGISHLRYIPYSPGGEIPDSIEIAVTPGEMDLIPSSIPKKLNLGVRLIDIHTIMAIIDYFELPEALRINITDKYTGKIIELSKKLSSLKQEADKLNQYLKRVVDGVNDGILAFNRSGSISVFNKELEKMIGISPEYAFKKKIGQVFKNSELLEFLLNDESGDQKAFTVRQTNLLVHRFPMKNDNTIVATFKNMDETIEMERRVKLELQKKGFVSKYTFQSILGDSPILMETIRIARKLAFSDLPILIQGESGTGKELFAGAIHSESSRRNAPFLGINCNALPEELLESELFGYEDGAFTGARKGGKKGLFEQADQGTLFLDEIGDISMKLQARLLRVLEEWEIRRIGGNKIVPINVRIIAATNRNLKSMIEEGRFREDLYHRLKVLSLSLPSLRQRRKDIPILIKSFIRQSHKPAADITEEALELLSQIEWKGNIRELKNVVQYMLAVSDNNVLKVSDLPTDLVPAKVPLMPKTLSNLKAEHKILLKFIAELNEKGIPASRKKLSALTRNTTFPLTEQQARLRLKELEQLGYVIIRQGRSGTYVTEKGLEFALSYN; encoded by the coding sequence ATGAAAAATGAATTAGTGCTGCTTGCCGGAACAAGGGAGACATGCAAAGCTCTCACAGAACAGCTAAAAGGAATGCTCGGACAGTATATCCGAATAAAAAGCTTTGCTTCGGAAGAATATCTGCCTCCATTAATAGAGCATGCCTTAATTGTGTATTCTTCTTACCTGATTCATGATGAAGTAAAGCATGTTATTGCTCCTTCCTGTGAAGTCATCACAGCTCACAGAACCGTAAATTATCAATACATCGATTACCTTTTTGAAATACCAAATGATACAAATGTCCTTTTTGTAAATGACTTTCCCCAGAGCACCATAGACTCTATTGAAACCCTGAACAGGCTCGGAATCAGCCATCTCCGATATATTCCCTATTCACCAGGCGGAGAAATTCCAGATTCAATTGAGATTGCCGTTACTCCAGGAGAAATGGATCTAATTCCTTCTTCTATCCCGAAGAAACTTAATCTCGGTGTACGGCTTATTGATATCCACACGATTATGGCTATTATAGATTATTTTGAACTGCCGGAAGCCCTCAGAATAAATATCACCGATAAGTACACCGGAAAAATAATTGAACTGAGCAAGAAACTATCATCATTGAAACAGGAAGCCGATAAACTCAATCAATATTTAAAAAGGGTTGTGGATGGAGTAAATGATGGGATTTTGGCATTTAACAGATCCGGTTCGATTTCAGTCTTCAACAAAGAGCTTGAGAAAATGATAGGAATATCACCTGAATATGCGTTTAAGAAGAAAATCGGCCAGGTATTCAAAAACAGCGAACTGCTGGAATTTTTATTAAATGATGAATCCGGCGATCAGAAAGCTTTTACGGTAAGACAAACAAACTTGCTGGTGCACCGCTTTCCAATGAAGAATGATAATACGATTGTTGCCACATTCAAAAATATGGATGAAACGATCGAAATGGAAAGAAGGGTAAAACTGGAGCTTCAAAAAAAGGGTTTTGTATCCAAATATACCTTCCAGAGCATTTTGGGTGATAGCCCTATCCTTATGGAAACCATTCGGATTGCCAGGAAACTTGCATTTTCCGACCTTCCTATCTTGATTCAGGGGGAAAGCGGCACGGGAAAAGAACTGTTCGCCGGAGCCATCCATTCGGAATCCAGCAGGAGAAATGCACCTTTTTTGGGGATTAATTGCAACGCTCTTCCTGAAGAATTGCTTGAAAGTGAATTATTCGGATATGAGGATGGGGCTTTCACCGGGGCAAGAAAAGGCGGAAAAAAAGGACTGTTTGAACAGGCTGACCAAGGGACATTATTTTTGGATGAAATTGGGGATATCAGCATGAAACTGCAGGCCAGACTATTGCGCGTTCTCGAAGAATGGGAGATCCGCAGAATAGGAGGAAACAAGATTGTTCCTATTAATGTCAGAATTATTGCGGCGACGAACCGGAACTTAAAGAGTATGATCGAAGAAGGAAGATTTCGCGAAGATCTATATCATCGTTTAAAGGTTCTGTCCTTGTCCCTTCCTTCTTTAAGGCAGAGACGAAAAGATATTCCAATTTTAATAAAATCCTTCATAAGACAGAGCCACAAACCTGCTGCTGACATAACAGAGGAAGCTTTAGAGCTATTGTCCCAAATCGAATGGAAGGGAAATATAAGAGAATTGAAGAATGTGGTGCAGTACATGCTTGCCGTTTCGGATAATAATGTTCTGAAAGTGTCAGATCTGCCTACAGACCTAGTTCCGGCAAAAGTGCCATTAATGCCAAAGACTCTATCAAACTTAAAAGCTGAACACAAGATCCTGCTTAAATTTATTGCTGAGTTAAATGAGAAAGGAATACCAGCAAGCCGAAAAAAATTGTCAGCTCTTACCCGGAATACAACCTTCCCCCTCACGGAACAGCAGGCAAGACTCAGACTCAAGGAATTAGAACAGCTGGGATATGTCATCATCCGTCAGGGCAGATCGGGGACCTATGTGACAGAGAAGGGTTTGGAGTTTGCTCTGTCCTATAATTAA